Proteins from one Mucilaginibacter jinjuensis genomic window:
- a CDS encoding TIM-barrel domain-containing protein, whose product MFNLFKKNAKGLCAVVIATMMFAQHSIAAVKSYTQQADGVTFKLDKGLLKIKVCSSDIVQVKYTALSSFAPFNSLVVNNPFNAKVNFTVAEANENIVLKTSKLWISVNRKTNAITYLTTAGKVITSESEKDNKEMHAQTVAGIDTYSISTSFNSSADEGLFGLGCHPTDSLSINYKGRNQDMAIKYMTGAIPVLLSTKGYGLMWDNYSASNFFGAEADNTQFKYVSESGKQVDYYFFYGPSFDHIIDLYRIATGKAPMYPKWSFGLFQSQDRYLSQQEIIGVKNNYRNANIPVDVIVQDWYYWDPLPIGSHVMKPERYPNPKALVDELHQANIHAMISIWPVFGKGTPNYDALDKMGGLTSITWDNVVTHTFDTYYDAHNPKARELYWDQARDSLIKRYGWDAWWVDQCEPDNGTLLDERRKANFSVGKGINYFNTYSLEHSKGIYKGWRRDIANKRAFFLIRQSFAGEQRNAATLWSSDISCTFAAFKSQVPQGINACVSGIPYWTSDIGGYHLNWGAPDWSKPEFRELFTRWFQFGTFSPIFRIHGKGERAIFSNNWDERTRDILIKYDKLRYRLLPYIYSLAGRVTQDNYTIMRSMAFDFRNDSKVYSIPDQYMFGPAFMVNPVTEQLYTGTNVAAGKHTREVYLPKAATWYDFWTGKKYEGGQTLNQDVPIETMPLYVKAGSIVPMGPVVQYATEKPSSVIELRIYPGANGQFQVYEDANDTYGYEKGQFATFNITWNDQSRQLTISNVKGSFPGMLKQRTFNVVVVNGAHGADSVPADHFDKTFKYSGSAVTVKL is encoded by the coding sequence ATGTTTAACCTTTTTAAAAAGAATGCTAAAGGCCTATGCGCTGTTGTAATTGCCACAATGATGTTTGCACAGCATAGCATAGCCGCAGTAAAATCATACACCCAGCAAGCAGATGGGGTAACCTTTAAGCTTGATAAAGGCCTCCTCAAAATTAAGGTTTGCAGCAGTGATATTGTGCAGGTAAAGTATACCGCGCTCAGTTCGTTCGCCCCATTTAATTCATTGGTGGTTAACAATCCTTTTAATGCTAAAGTGAATTTTACTGTTGCGGAAGCTAATGAAAACATTGTGCTGAAAACCAGTAAGCTTTGGATCAGCGTTAACCGTAAAACCAACGCCATTACTTACCTCACCACAGCGGGTAAAGTAATCACATCTGAAAGTGAAAAGGATAACAAAGAAATGCATGCCCAAACTGTTGCGGGCATCGATACCTATAGCATCAGCACTTCATTTAACTCGTCTGCCGATGAAGGTTTGTTTGGGCTGGGCTGTCACCCTACAGATTCATTATCTATCAACTACAAAGGCCGCAACCAGGATATGGCCATTAAGTATATGACCGGCGCCATCCCGGTTTTACTTTCAACCAAAGGTTATGGTTTGATGTGGGATAACTATTCGGCCTCTAACTTCTTTGGTGCCGAGGCTGATAACACACAATTTAAATACGTATCTGAAAGTGGTAAACAAGTTGATTATTATTTCTTCTACGGTCCATCTTTCGATCATATTATCGATTTATACCGCATCGCTACAGGCAAAGCGCCAATGTACCCAAAATGGTCGTTCGGGTTGTTCCAGTCGCAGGACAGGTATTTGAGTCAACAGGAAATTATCGGTGTGAAAAATAATTACCGCAACGCCAATATCCCTGTCGATGTTATTGTGCAGGATTGGTATTACTGGGATCCGTTGCCAATCGGCTCGCATGTAATGAAGCCTGAGCGTTACCCTAACCCCAAAGCTTTGGTTGATGAATTACATCAGGCCAATATCCATGCCATGATCTCGATATGGCCAGTATTTGGTAAGGGCACGCCTAACTATGACGCGCTTGATAAAATGGGCGGCCTAACCAGCATTACCTGGGATAACGTGGTTACCCATACCTTCGATACTTATTACGATGCCCACAACCCTAAAGCCCGCGAGCTATATTGGGACCAGGCCCGCGACAGCCTCATTAAACGTTATGGCTGGGATGCCTGGTGGGTTGACCAGTGCGAGCCTGACAACGGTACTTTGTTAGACGAACGCCGCAAAGCCAATTTCTCAGTCGGTAAAGGCATCAACTATTTCAATACTTATTCACTGGAACATTCAAAAGGGATTTATAAAGGATGGAGAAGAGATATCGCGAACAAGCGTGCCTTCTTTTTGATCAGGCAATCATTTGCGGGTGAGCAACGCAATGCAGCAACACTATGGTCGTCTGATATAAGTTGTACGTTTGCAGCCTTTAAATCGCAGGTTCCGCAGGGTATCAATGCCTGTGTATCGGGTATCCCTTATTGGACTTCAGATATCGGCGGTTACCATTTGAACTGGGGTGCACCGGATTGGTCGAAACCAGAATTCCGCGAGTTATTTACCCGTTGGTTCCAATTCGGTACATTCTCGCCGATCTTCCGCATCCACGGTAAGGGCGAGCGAGCCATCTTCTCCAACAACTGGGATGAAAGAACGCGCGATATCCTGATTAAATACGATAAATTAAGGTATCGTTTGCTGCCGTACATTTACTCTCTTGCAGGCCGCGTAACGCAGGATAACTATACCATTATGCGTTCGATGGCTTTCGATTTCAGGAATGATAGCAAGGTTTACAGCATCCCTGATCAGTATATGTTTGGCCCTGCCTTTATGGTTAACCCGGTAACCGAGCAATTATATACCGGCACTAACGTAGCAGCGGGCAAACATACCCGCGAGGTTTACTTGCCTAAAGCAGCTACCTGGTACGATTTCTGGACCGGCAAAAAATACGAGGGCGGCCAGACTTTAAACCAGGACGTACCGATTGAAACCATGCCTTTATATGTAAAAGCAGGTTCGATAGTACCAATGGGTCCGGTGGTGCAATACGCTACCGAAAAACCATCGAGTGTAATTGAGCTGCGCATTTACCCGGGGGCTAATGGTCAGTTTCAGGTTTATGAGGATGCTAACGATACTTACGGTTACGAAAAAGGTCAGTTTGCAACGTTTAACATTACATGGAACGATCAAAGTCGCCAGTTAACCATATCAAATGTTAAAGGTAGTTTCCCGGGTATGTTAAAACAACGTACTTTTAATGTAGTAGTGGTTAACGGCGCTCATGGTGCCGATTCAGTTCCGGCCGATCATTTCGACAAAACGTTTAAATACAGCGGCAGCGCAGTAACCGTAAAATTATAA
- a CDS encoding IS4 family transposase: protein MGKSTFFTGQPVLNQLLNLIDRNSVKALARAGQYDRYYRYFDTHTHLVTMLYCVLNKCTSSREVVSGMKACSNKLEHAGIQKAPGRSTLCDANMKRSYKVFELLYEQIYRRHKQLLPDSRSVNNLKLFIADASTITLFQQILKAPSPGKFNGKRKGGIKVHTLIDATDDVAIQVSFTAASANDMTFLKEINLEAGSFIVFDKGYVDYSQYERLTNEGVFFVTRQKKDARYVVTGSNEVSPEDKASGIIADRLITLGTRTHRKKIKLKSRQITFFDKQKARKFEFLTNNFSLSPLQIADLYRKRWQIEILFKRIKQNFPLKYFLGDNENAIKIQIWGAFIADLLIKLVQVQLKRKWAFSNLSAIIRLHLMSYIHLFNFLNDPERLSTTITGEKQLKLGGSQFGFKT, encoded by the coding sequence ATGGGCAAAAGTACTTTTTTTACCGGACAGCCGGTATTGAATCAGCTGCTGAATTTGATTGACCGCAATTCAGTAAAGGCATTGGCAAGAGCGGGACAATATGACCGTTATTATCGTTATTTTGATACGCATACACATTTAGTCACCATGCTTTATTGTGTGTTAAACAAGTGTACAAGCAGCCGGGAAGTGGTTAGCGGGATGAAAGCCTGTAGTAATAAACTCGAACATGCAGGTATACAAAAGGCGCCGGGAAGGAGCACACTATGCGATGCCAATATGAAACGTTCCTATAAGGTTTTCGAGTTATTATATGAGCAGATTTATCGCAGGCATAAGCAACTTTTACCGGACAGCCGGTCGGTAAATAACCTCAAACTTTTTATAGCGGATGCCTCTACCATCACTTTGTTTCAACAAATACTCAAAGCCCCCAGTCCGGGTAAGTTCAACGGTAAAAGGAAAGGCGGTATTAAAGTACATACGCTGATCGATGCAACCGATGACGTTGCCATTCAGGTTAGTTTCACGGCAGCGAGTGCAAATGATATGACCTTTCTAAAGGAGATCAACCTGGAAGCCGGTTCATTTATCGTTTTTGATAAAGGCTATGTAGATTACAGTCAATATGAACGTTTAACTAATGAAGGGGTATTTTTTGTCACCCGCCAGAAAAAAGATGCCCGGTATGTGGTTACTGGTTCAAATGAAGTTAGCCCTGAAGACAAGGCATCTGGTATAATTGCTGACCGTTTGATCACCCTCGGCACACGCACCCATCGTAAAAAAATCAAGCTTAAAAGCCGTCAAATTACCTTTTTCGATAAGCAAAAAGCCAGAAAATTTGAATTCCTCACTAATAACTTTTCATTATCACCACTACAGATAGCTGATCTTTATAGAAAACGCTGGCAAATCGAGATCCTGTTTAAAAGGATCAAACAAAACTTCCCCCTCAAATACTTCCTGGGAGACAATGAAAATGCGATCAAGATCCAAATATGGGGTGCTTTTATTGCCGACCTGCTCATTAAACTTGTACAGGTTCAACTTAAAAGGAAATGGGCTTTCTCCAATTTGAGTGCTATTATCAGGTTACATCTGATGAGTTATATACATCTATTCAATTTTCTGAACGATCCTGAAAGGCTGTCCACTACAATCACCGGGGAAAAGCAATTAAAATTAGGGGGCTCACAATTTGGTTTTAAAACTTAA
- a CDS encoding DUF4062 domain-containing protein produces MSTSEYKFPIFISSPEYNLIDLRAELSNFLGDLGYNPILSSSEGFPDYTPEFEPWESCLTVLDSSFITLLIIDNRYGTPLEWKAFSEIISDKISPTHGEYRFAHHKKKRILVFIRKGLLEYYQIYREAIKKAKGDENLAKRRLGKILPKTLDYRTLEFINEVKTRSPIPWIIEFKNVVDIKKEVQKKLLNELADVFLFKQRNLEAVLRAFEITMQELPEDKRSETLLKIGVTADLLERIDSLTEKKRELELSYTKIENDLKKLKTNSSKGTLEFTSKIVTDQYYKVNDSLNLEKETLYENILTRPKLGLDGTSSVLGSDKITGLTGLSRSVLGLDGTSSVLGSDKITGLTGLSRSVLGLDGTSSVLGSDKITGLTGLSRSVLGLDGTSSVLGSDKITGLTGLSRSVLGLDGTSSVLGSDKITGLTGLSRSVLGLDGTSSVLGSDKITGLTGLSRSVLGLDGTSSVLGSDKITGLTGLSRSVLGLDGTSSVLGSDKITGLTGLSRSVLGLDGTSSVLGSDKITGLTGLSRSVLGLDGTSSVLGSDKITGLGKSKSSDEKANDPEKSKS; encoded by the coding sequence ATGTCGACAAGCGAATATAAGTTCCCAATTTTTATAAGTTCTCCCGAGTATAATCTTATTGATCTACGAGCTGAACTATCAAATTTCTTAGGAGATTTAGGTTACAATCCTATTTTAAGTTCTTCAGAAGGATTTCCTGATTATACACCAGAATTTGAACCATGGGAATCTTGCCTAACTGTTTTAGACTCGTCGTTCATAACACTTCTAATTATTGATAACAGATATGGAACGCCTTTAGAGTGGAAAGCATTTTCAGAAATAATATCAGATAAAATATCGCCCACTCATGGAGAGTATAGATTCGCTCATCACAAAAAGAAAAGGATATTAGTTTTTATAAGAAAGGGGTTACTTGAATATTACCAGATATATCGGGAAGCAATAAAAAAAGCAAAAGGGGACGAAAATTTGGCAAAAAGAAGATTAGGAAAAATTTTACCAAAAACGCTTGATTACCGGACATTGGAATTTATAAATGAAGTGAAAACTCGATCACCAATTCCGTGGATAATTGAATTCAAGAATGTTGTAGATATAAAAAAAGAGGTTCAAAAAAAACTATTAAATGAGTTAGCTGATGTATTCTTATTCAAGCAAAGGAACCTTGAAGCAGTTTTACGTGCATTTGAGATCACTATGCAGGAGTTACCTGAAGATAAAAGGTCAGAAACTTTACTTAAAATTGGAGTGACCGCAGATCTCTTAGAAAGAATAGATTCGTTAACCGAAAAAAAGCGAGAGTTAGAATTAAGTTATACAAAAATTGAAAATGATCTAAAAAAGCTAAAAACTAACAGTTCAAAAGGTACGTTGGAGTTCACTTCAAAAATTGTAACGGATCAATATTACAAAGTCAATGATTCTCTTAATTTAGAAAAAGAAACTCTTTACGAAAATATACTAACCCGTCCAAAGTTAGGCCTTGATGGGACATCATCGGTATTAGGTTCGGACAAAATAACCGGCCTTACTGGTCTTAGTAGATCAGTATTAGGCCTTGATGGGACATCATCGGTATTAGGTTCGGACAAAATAACCGGCCTTACTGGTCTTAGTAGATCAGTGTTAGGCCTTGATGGGACATCATCGGTATTAGGTTCGGACAAAATAACCGGCCTTACTGGTCTTAGTAGATCAGTGTTAGGCCTTGATGGGACATCATCAGTATTAGGTTCGGACAAAATAACCGGCCTTACTGGTCTTAGTAGATCAGTGTTAGGCCTTGATGGGACATCATCGGTATTAGGTTCGGACAAAATAACCGGCCTTACTGGTCTTAGTAGATCAGTGTTAGGCCTTGATGGGACATCATCGGTATTAGGTTCGGACAAAATAACCGGCCTTACTGGTCTTAGTAGATCAGTGTTAGGCCTTGATGGGACATCATCGGTATTAGGTTCGGACAAAATAACCGGCCTTACTGGTCTTAGTAGATCAGTGTTAGGCCTTGATGGGACATCATCGGTATTAGGTTCGGACAAAATAACCGGCCTTACTGGTCTTAGTAGATCAGTGTTAGGCCTTGATGGGACATCATCGGTATTAGGTTCGGACAAAATAACCGGCCTTACTGGTCTTAGTAGATCAGTGTTAGGCCTTGATGGGACATCATCAGTATTAGGTTCGGACAAAATAACTGGTCTTGGTAAATCAAAGTCCTCAGATGAAAAAGCCAATGATCCTGAAAAATCAAAATCTTAA
- a CDS encoding SDR family NAD(P)-dependent oxidoreductase gives MDSKQLALITGVGKETGIGFETARQLADLGYKVIITSRKQEIAEQLANILINEGLDVVPMALDVTEETAVQAITRQIEKQFGRLDVLINNATLFPDQYNTVDVALNDIRNVLESNFIGAWSTIKYLTPLLRKSAHARIVNVSSGSGSFGGEGYSLTNPWRDVISVYSISKAALNALTLKAALDLKNDNILVNAATPGITATHEVLANFGGRPVSEGAASIVFAATLPKGGPTGQFFKDGKVVAW, from the coding sequence ATGGATAGTAAACAATTGGCATTAATTACCGGCGTAGGTAAAGAAACAGGAATAGGCTTCGAAACCGCCAGGCAACTCGCAGACTTGGGTTACAAAGTGATCATCACTTCGCGAAAACAGGAGATTGCTGAGCAACTCGCAAATATTTTAATTAATGAAGGACTGGATGTTGTGCCTATGGCATTAGATGTAACTGAAGAAACAGCAGTACAGGCAATTACCCGGCAGATTGAAAAGCAGTTTGGCAGATTGGATGTACTGATTAATAACGCCACCCTGTTTCCCGATCAATACAATACAGTAGATGTAGCGCTTAACGACATCAGGAACGTGCTGGAAAGTAACTTTATTGGCGCATGGAGTACCATTAAATACCTTACGCCATTATTAAGAAAAAGCGCGCATGCAAGGATTGTTAACGTATCATCGGGTTCGGGTTCTTTTGGTGGCGAAGGTTATAGCCTTACTAATCCGTGGCGGGATGTGATCTCGGTTTACAGTATTTCTAAAGCGGCCCTCAACGCCTTAACACTCAAGGCTGCCCTCGATTTAAAAAACGATAATATCCTTGTAAATGCAGCTACGCCGGGGATAACAGCAACCCATGAAGTTTTAGCTAATTTTGGCGGTAGACCGGTAAGCGAGGGAGCGGCAAGCATTGTTTTTGCAGCAACTTTGCCTAAAGGTGGGCCAACCGGTCAGTTTTTTAAAGACGGTAAGGTGGTCGCCTGGTAA
- a CDS encoding alpha-L-fucosidase: protein MPVSRRSVIKTLALAYPALKFAPAYAKQGVKSILAPGPFQGTRESLKAYEIPEWFQDAKFGIWAHWGPQSAIEAGDWYARRMYIQGEKQYDYHVKTYGPQSKFGYKDTIPLWKAEKFDPDYLVGLYKKAGAKYFMSMGTHHDNFDLWNSKDNRWNSVNMGPKKDIVGLFRAAAKKHDLRFGISDHLWISPKWFSVSKGSDKTGPLAGVPYDGANPTFADMYGDSEKIYTDLPWNEDGISEAWKKKWVERMFDLIDKYEPDMIYNDGHIPFEEHGLSVLAHLYNKSAAIHGGKTQACYTSKRPQDSEVGTCVFEVERGVVDNIWPRPWQTDTCIGDWHYNRETVGHYKSAKTVVDMLVDIVSRNGNLMLNFPLPASGMLDSDELVILDGITKWMATNSEAIYSTRPWKIFGTGPKTQVTKDANGTNSAEQFNEQNRKAFTYEDVRFTTKHGNLYAFFMGWPPNGEVTINALSTTTGQKIGSIDHVELLGFGKVKFDRGAEGLKVNLPNQKPSEHACVLKIFGRDLV from the coding sequence ATGCCTGTATCGAGAAGAAGCGTAATTAAAACCCTTGCCCTGGCTTATCCGGCGCTGAAATTTGCACCGGCTTATGCTAAACAGGGTGTAAAATCAATTTTGGCTCCCGGTCCTTTTCAGGGAACGAGGGAATCATTGAAAGCTTATGAGATCCCTGAGTGGTTTCAGGATGCCAAGTTTGGCATCTGGGCACACTGGGGGCCACAGTCGGCCATTGAGGCCGGTGATTGGTATGCGCGCCGGATGTACATCCAGGGCGAAAAGCAGTATGATTATCACGTTAAAACTTATGGGCCGCAATCGAAATTTGGTTATAAGGACACTATTCCGCTTTGGAAGGCTGAGAAGTTTGACCCTGATTACCTGGTAGGCTTATACAAAAAAGCAGGTGCCAAATACTTTATGAGTATGGGTACGCACCACGATAACTTCGACCTGTGGAACTCGAAAGATAACCGGTGGAACTCGGTAAACATGGGTCCGAAGAAAGACATAGTCGGCTTGTTCCGCGCTGCTGCCAAAAAGCACGACCTGCGGTTTGGCATTAGCGACCATCTTTGGATTTCGCCTAAATGGTTTTCGGTAAGTAAGGGTAGTGATAAAACCGGGCCCTTAGCAGGTGTGCCTTATGATGGTGCAAACCCCACCTTTGCCGATATGTACGGCGATTCGGAAAAGATCTATACCGACCTGCCCTGGAACGAGGATGGCATTTCTGAAGCATGGAAAAAGAAATGGGTGGAACGCATGTTCGACCTGATTGATAAATACGAGCCGGATATGATTTATAACGATGGCCATATCCCGTTTGAAGAGCATGGTTTAAGTGTGCTGGCACATCTGTATAATAAAAGCGCGGCTATACATGGCGGCAAAACGCAAGCCTGTTACACCAGCAAACGCCCGCAGGACTCGGAAGTAGGAACCTGTGTGTTTGAGGTAGAGCGTGGCGTGGTTGATAACATCTGGCCCCGCCCGTGGCAAACCGACACCTGTATTGGCGACTGGCATTACAACCGCGAAACCGTTGGCCATTATAAATCGGCCAAGACGGTTGTGGATATGCTGGTTGATATTGTGAGCCGTAACGGTAACCTGATGCTCAACTTCCCGCTACCCGCAAGCGGTATGCTAGATAGCGACGAACTGGTAATCCTTGACGGCATAACCAAATGGATGGCCACCAACAGCGAAGCCATTTACAGCACCCGCCCCTGGAAAATATTTGGTACCGGGCCAAAAACACAGGTAACCAAAGATGCCAATGGAACAAATTCGGCAGAACAATTTAATGAGCAAAACCGCAAGGCTTTTACTTATGAAGATGTTAGGTTTACCACCAAACACGGCAACCTGTACGCCTTTTTTATGGGTTGGCCGCCAAATGGCGAGGTAACTATAAATGCGCTATCAACCACCACCGGGCAAAAGATTGGCAGCATAGACCATGTTGAACTCTTGGGCTTCGGCAAAGTGAAGTTCGATAGGGGAGCAGAAGGCTTAAAAGTCAACCTACCCAACCAAAAGCCAAGTGAGCATGCTTGTGTGTTGAAGATATTTGGCAGGGATTTGGTGTAA
- a CDS encoding M13 family metallopeptidase, which translates to MKKSLYLCLTAALLGISTYSDAQKKSFVDVAGIDPSIKPGDNFFRYVNGRWYDTVKIASDQSGVGSYSFMNIPQKKLLQNILDSVSKSKNTMGSVEQKVGDFYAAGIDMATINKRGYEPVKPTLARINAITSVPSLLQFVATEYKSGNRSIIAFGISPDDKNSKINIAHVYQGGIGLPDRDYYFKTDSPTLKIQQAYKQYISTLFQLTGSSAAVAAKDAAIVYDIQKQLAASHKTNIERRDVHANYHKLAIVSINKTQPNIGWVTLLANLGAVTDSVDMAQPAYYDKLNTILKSVSIADWKTYLKAGTLENYAETLGTPFIDASFQFSSVLSGQATQKSRRQIMTENVDSYLGQALGQLYVKRYFNEDAKKRVLVLVNNLQKSFENRINHLDWMSDSTKLKAKEKLYAITKKLGYPDKWKNYDRVQIARTKYFEDVLSLNQNSYQVELAKLNKPVDRTEWFTTPSTVTAYYNPSQNEVVFPAGILQYPYFDFSADDAINYGGIGMVIGHEMTHAFDDQGAQYDKDGNVKNWWTKEDYQKFKVKTNQLADLYSSFTVLDTVHVKGHLTLGENTADNGGVAIAYDAFKMTEQGKGNEKIDGFTPDQRFFISIARIWRVKTRDAFLRTYVNTNPHSPAMWRVNGPLMNFEPFYRAFNIQPGDKNYKAEDQRVKVW; encoded by the coding sequence ATGAAAAAATCTCTTTACTTGTGCTTAACGGCAGCATTATTGGGTATATCAACCTATTCGGATGCTCAGAAGAAAAGCTTTGTTGATGTGGCCGGGATAGACCCTTCGATAAAGCCTGGTGATAATTTCTTTCGCTATGTTAACGGGCGCTGGTACGATACCGTTAAAATTGCCAGTGATCAATCGGGTGTGGGTTCTTATTCGTTTATGAATATCCCGCAAAAAAAATTGCTTCAAAACATCCTCGATAGTGTTTCAAAAAGTAAAAATACCATGGGCAGCGTTGAGCAGAAGGTTGGCGATTTTTATGCAGCCGGTATAGATATGGCTACTATTAATAAACGCGGATACGAACCTGTTAAACCAACACTGGCGCGTATTAATGCCATCACCAGTGTACCGTCGCTACTCCAGTTTGTAGCAACTGAATATAAATCGGGCAACCGCTCTATTATCGCTTTCGGTATTTCTCCCGATGATAAAAACAGCAAGATCAATATTGCCCATGTGTACCAGGGCGGTATCGGTTTACCCGACCGGGATTATTATTTCAAAACAGATTCACCTACGCTCAAAATTCAGCAAGCTTACAAGCAATATATTAGTACCTTATTTCAGCTAACCGGCAGCTCTGCTGCTGTTGCCGCAAAAGATGCAGCTATTGTTTATGATATCCAAAAGCAACTGGCAGCTTCGCATAAAACAAATATCGAACGCAGGGATGTACACGCCAATTATCATAAACTGGCCATTGTATCTATCAACAAAACACAACCCAATATAGGTTGGGTTACCTTGCTTGCCAATTTAGGTGCCGTTACAGATTCGGTTGATATGGCCCAACCTGCCTATTACGATAAATTAAATACGATATTGAAGTCTGTTTCAATCGCAGACTGGAAAACATATTTAAAAGCCGGCACACTCGAAAACTATGCGGAAACATTGGGTACACCGTTTATCGATGCTTCGTTTCAGTTTAGCAGCGTATTAAGCGGACAGGCCACTCAAAAATCGCGCAGGCAAATTATGACGGAAAACGTTGACAGCTACCTTGGTCAGGCGCTGGGGCAACTTTACGTGAAAAGATATTTTAACGAGGATGCCAAAAAACGTGTGTTGGTATTGGTAAATAACCTGCAAAAATCATTCGAAAACAGGATTAATCACCTGGACTGGATGAGCGATAGTACCAAACTAAAAGCGAAGGAAAAACTATACGCCATCACAAAAAAACTCGGCTACCCGGATAAGTGGAAGAATTACGACAGGGTACAGATTGCAAGAACCAAATACTTTGAAGATGTGCTCTCACTCAACCAAAACAGCTACCAGGTTGAACTGGCAAAACTGAATAAACCGGTTGACAGAACTGAATGGTTTACAACGCCATCAACAGTTACAGCTTATTATAATCCATCTCAAAATGAGGTAGTTTTCCCTGCCGGTATTTTGCAATATCCTTATTTTGATTTTTCGGCAGATGACGCGATCAACTATGGCGGTATAGGCATGGTAATTGGCCACGAAATGACCCATGCTTTTGATGACCAGGGCGCACAGTATGATAAAGATGGCAACGTAAAAAACTGGTGGACAAAAGAAGATTACCAAAAGTTTAAAGTAAAAACCAATCAGCTGGCAGATTTATATAGCTCATTCACAGTTTTAGATACGGTACACGTTAAAGGTCACCTAACCTTAGGCGAAAACACGGCAGATAACGGTGGCGTTGCCATTGCTTACGATGCATTTAAGATGACGGAACAAGGAAAAGGCAATGAGAAAATTGACGGCTTTACACCAGATCAACGCTTCTTTATCTCGATAGCAAGGATCTGGAGGGTAAAAACAAGGGATGCATTTCTGCGTACTTATGTTAACACCAACCCGCACTCGCCGGCCATGTGGCGGGTAAACGGCCCATTAATGAATTTTGAACCTTTTTACCGGGCATTTAATATACAGCCGGGTGATAAGAATTATAAAGCTGAAGATCAAAGAGTAAAGGTCTGGTAG
- a CDS encoding TetR/AcrR family transcriptional regulator, with amino-acid sequence MTFIPRSAETRQRIVKATAEVFNKKGVSGTSIKDLETATGMTRGSIYGNFENKDSLTVAVFDFNAELKRTLLNNEAGRHQRFKDKLLAHVLLHLPSAKTPFTPGGCPFMNTTIEADDTNELLRDKAGKGLNLWTNDIIAIIEQGIKAKEFKPETDAAGTAIHIISLIEGASLFARSTQNMEYVNRLLDLAKKVINDISLS; translated from the coding sequence ATGACATTTATTCCCAGATCAGCAGAAACACGTCAGCGCATCGTGAAGGCCACTGCCGAAGTATTCAATAAAAAAGGTGTTTCGGGTACTTCTATTAAAGATCTTGAAACAGCAACCGGCATGACCAGGGGAAGTATCTACGGCAACTTCGAAAACAAAGACTCCCTGACGGTTGCCGTGTTTGACTTCAATGCTGAATTAAAGCGCACTTTACTCAATAATGAAGCTGGCCGGCATCAGCGATTTAAGGATAAACTGTTAGCCCATGTGCTACTTCATCTGCCATCGGCCAAAACACCGTTTACCCCAGGTGGATGCCCTTTCATGAACACAACTATCGAAGCCGATGACACCAATGAGTTATTGAGGGACAAAGCCGGAAAAGGCCTTAATTTGTGGACTAACGATATAATAGCAATTATTGAACAAGGCATTAAAGCAAAAGAATTTAAGCCTGAAACCGACGCAGCAGGCACGGCTATTCATATTATTTCTCTCATTGAGGGCGCTTCCCTGTTTGCCAGATCTACCCAAAACATGGAGTATGTAAACCGCCTATTAGATCTGGCAAAAAAGGTGATTAATGACATTAGTTTGTCTTGA